DNA from Patescibacteria group bacterium:
AGCCGACTACCGTCAGCGACGTATACAGGTTTAGAAGTCGGGCTTTTCACAAGCCGAAGCAAATCAATCCGTTTCTGATTCGCGAAACGCTTTCCTACGTCAAGGAGCACTTTAAGTTTCAAGACGGGGATCGCGCGAGTTACGTATCCGAACGGCAATGGAAAATCTTCCTTCACCTGGAGGAAGCCATGTCCCGGATGCCGTTTGTTCGCGAATACGAGACCTGGAACGGCGACACGGATGTCGTTCTTGAAAGGTGCTGGTATCTCCGCTTCAAGTCCGCAGACATTCTGAAGATTATCCGCGCGCGCAAGGACGCTATGCCCTTTCCGCCGCGCGACCGGGATCGGCAGATCTGGAAGCAGTTCAATATGCTGTTTCCGAAAATCTGCCCGGATCTTCAGGATATCGCCGCACGCCAACGCGCCGAACAGATACTTGAATTGGAGGGTCGTTTTGAGCGCGTCGAGTCGGTTGACGATCTGTGCGGTTTGCCGGACTGGATCTTCACCAAGGAGCCTTGGCGTTCTCGGTTCATGCCAAAGCTCGTCGGCCTCTTTGAAAGCGCTTGCGAATATCTAGCGCGGGAATCGTCGGAGTCGATTTTTCTCGCAACTACGGAAATTTCCGAGCGCGTCCATATTCCATCCGTCGTCCTCTACCGACAGCCATTCAAGCAGGTCTTGAGTGCGGTGCGGCTCCGGACGGTACGCGAGATGGATGACCGGACTTTCATACTTGTTTTCTGCGGCGAGAGCAACCGACACCGCAAAGCAAGTATTGCCTGCTCCAGGTTCTATGAGTTGGATTCATCTTCGCGCGCCCTGCGCCAATATCTCCGGCACCGATCCCAGCAGCTTCATAGTTCTCTCTCTGCTTCTTTCGATTAGCCGCTGCGCTCCGACCTCGTGTCGGAGCCTTTTTTTATTCAGCCGGCGCTTGCCCATTTTACGCAAAAATTATATAATAACCGTAGAATTTTATGATTGCACAGATAATCATCGGAATCGTCATTATCCTGGTCGGTGCTTTTATGGTCATTAAAACCGAAACCTTTTACGGCATCTTCGGACCAATTGCCTGGGCGGACGCCAAATTCGGCGGTACGCGATTTTTTTACAAAGTTCTGGGCATCGTATTCTGCATCATCGGATTTATGGTTGTCACCAATATGTGGCAGGGAATTATTACTTGGATTTTCGGATCATTACTTGGAAAAAAATAATTTTTTTATAGATATGTCAATCATCCCATCAACCAGCGAACTTATTAACGCCGCCACTCTTCTTGCCCAGGGTGCGATTCGCCAGGGCATGAAGGTTGCGGATTTAGGTTGCGGCAGCACCGGCCATTTCGTGTTTGCCGCGTCCGAACTTGTGGGAAAAGACGGAATCGTCTACGCGGTTGATATTCAAAAAGGAGCGCTTGATGGCGTTGAAAGCCGCACGCGGCTTGAGGGTGCCGAGAATGTCAAAACCGTGTGGTCGGATATTGAAATGTTCGGCGCGACTCGTATCCCGGCGGCGAGTCTTGACCTCGTTCTTCTTGTCAATAATCTTTTTTTGGCAAAAAACAAAAGCGAACTGGCGCGCGAAATCATCCGCCTGATGGTTCCTGGCGGCCGGCTCATTGTCGCAGACTGGAAGATGACGCAGGCGCCGTTTGGCCCGTCCGTGAATGATCGCATTTCGCCCGAAGAAGCAAAGAACGTATTTTCTAAGGCCGGGATGAGGCTGGAAAAAGAATTTGAAGCCGGCAAATATCATTACGGCTTAGTATTTGTAAAATGAATCATGAATCAGGAATCATGAATTAAGAATATCGCGCATCGCACGTCCCTGATTCCCGATTCTACGCATTGGTAAAAATTTACTATAAAATAAATAACATCCAATATGTTTGATATCAGCCCTTTATTAAAAATTTCGTATTGGTTTGACCGCCGGCCGCCGGCGCTTGAGCCGGCCGCCCAGCAGGTATTTTTTTATGTCTTTGCCGGGCTGGTCGCGCTCTCGGTTGTCATTTCCATAATTATAAAAAAGAAAAAAGAAGAAGATCCGTGGGTTGCCAAAGGGTTTCAAAAAGTTTCATCGTGGTGCCTCACTATGGGCGTGGCCGGCCTGATGATTTTCTTTTTTAGTTTTGAACAGGTGCCGATTCTTTCCATGAGAATTTGGTTTGCGGGCTGGGCGGTTTGGGCGGTCATTTGGATGATCTTTATAATCATGTTTTTCGTTAAAACCATTCCGGCGGAAAAATCCAGGATAAAAGAAAAAGAGCGGCTGGAAAAATATCTGCCCGGGAAAAAGTGAGAATGTTGAATAACTATTCAACATTCTCATCCCGACCCCG
Protein-coding regions in this window:
- a CDS encoding methyltransferase domain-containing protein, which translates into the protein MSIIPSTSELINAATLLAQGAIRQGMKVADLGCGSTGHFVFAASELVGKDGIVYAVDIQKGALDGVESRTRLEGAENVKTVWSDIEMFGATRIPAASLDLVLLVNNLFLAKNKSELAREIIRLMVPGGRLIVADWKMTQAPFGPSVNDRISPEEAKNVFSKAGMRLEKEFEAGKYHYGLVFVK